The genomic region TCTCTAAATATAAAAAGAGTGAGTGATAGAAGTCAAAAGTTACAAGTCAAAATTCAAAAGTCTCCAAGCCACAAGTCGCAAGTCGTAAGTAAAAAACCTCTTGCCTCTTGTAAGAGCGCCTCTTGCCTTACTGATAACTGATAACTGAGAAATGAAACTGACAACTAGGGGTCACTACAGCGTTAAAGCATTGCTCGATCTGAGCCTGCAACCAAATTACACTCCGGTAGCAGTTAAAGCAATTGCCGCTCGGCAAGAAATTCCTGCTCCTTATTTAGAGAAATTACTGATTGAAATGCGACGAGCAGGATTAGTCACATCGGTGCGGGGAGTCCAAGGAGGATACAAATTAGCGCGATCCCCTGCGGCAATTTCATTAGGTGAAATTCTCGCTGCTGTCGGAGAAACTATCGAACCTTTGCCCCATCATCAACCAGAACCAGGACAAGCAGAAGATTGGGTCACTTTTACGCTCTGGCAACGATTGCATCAAAAAATGAGAGAAGCATTGTATAGTATTACTCTTGCCGATCTCTACTACGATGCCCGTAGTTGGCAAGCCGCTCAAGGAGAAGAAACAAATTTTGTTGTTTAGGAGATAGGGAGCAGAGAGCAGGGAGTAGGGAGCAGTGAGCGGTTATCAGTTAATTCTAAATTCGGAATTCAAAATTCTCGCTCTAGTCACTGCCGCAGTTTTAGACTACTTAATTAGCGATCCTTGGGATTTTCCCCATCCAGTGCGGGTGATGGGATGGCTAATTTCTCAGTTTAATTATTTCGCATTCAAATATTTGAGATCGGAGCGATCGCTCTACTGGGCGGGTGTGGTTTTAGGTTTGGGATTAATTCTTGGCAGTGGTGCTGTTAGCTGGTTAATGGTTTACATTGCTAGCCAATTACATCCATTACTGGGTCTAGTGACAGATAGCATTTTATTAGCCAGTTGTTTTGCTGGGCGCAGTCTCAGAACAGCAGCAGAAGATGTTTTGCAACCTTTGAAAACTGGCGATTTGGTACAAGCGAGAGCAAAATTAAGTCTTTATGTTGGTAGAGATACGCAAGAACTCTCAGCACCAGAAATTTTGAGAGCAGTCTTAGAGACAGTAGCGGAAAATGCCACTGATGGGGTCATGGCTCCTTTATTTTACGCGATCGCCTCTGCCTTCATACCATATACAAATGTGGCGTTTCTGCCCTTGGCATACAAAGCAGCAAGTACTCTCGATTCGATGGTAGGTTATCGAGAAGCACCATACACTCATTTAGGCAGATTTAGCGCTAAATTGGAAGACCGATTGACGTGGTTGCCTTGTCGTTTGACATTATTAACTCTCGCATTGCGATCGCTTAAGCCTATGTATGTGTGGCAAATGTGCCAGCGGGATGCAATTAAAGATCCTAGTCCTAATTCGGGTTGGAGCGAATGCGCCTATGCAGCTGTCTTAGGCGTGCAATTAGGAGGGACAAATTGGTATCGGGGAGTAGCCAAGCAAAAGCCTTTACTTGGAAATGCAACTTATCCCATCACAGCCGAAAAGATCCATCAAGCTCTACAACTGACAAGGTATTGTTTTCTCTTGTGGTTGAGTTTGGCAATCGGGGCGCTCGCAATTACCACTTATAGCTTTTAGTCATAAATAGGATTAACTCCGAAACAAGCGCGTATATTGAGTTTCGTGAGCCATACTAGCCAGCGATAAACCCCAGCTACAACTACTGAACTCGTCATCTGTTAAAACTAGAATCTTGGCAGATGCATCAACTATATGAGTTTGTAAATTGATTAAAATCTGTTGTCCGGCAGTTTGTCCCAAGGGAATCAGTTTAATTCCAGCAGTCACTAGATTTGTCGCCCAACTATGTAAATAACCTAAAACAGCTGCATCTTGGGGAATTTGCCAACAATGAGCAGCCACTCCAAAGGCGATCGCATAATTCACTGAATGACCTACCGCATTAAATATAGATTCTAACTGTGGCTCAAGTTCCAACAACAACCGCACCAGCGATCGCCCCATTTGCCAGCTAGAATTACGCAACTCTTCCGTTTCTCGCGCCGCCGACAGCCAACTATTCCAATAATTTAAATCTGTTAAATTGCTGGTCGCAACAGCATTGTATGCCCTTACCACCATCGCCGCTTCAATCCGAATTGCGCCAAAATGCAATTCCCGTTCCAACCAATGTTGCAAACTTTTAGCATCTGCGATCGCCCCCCATTCTACCAGCGTTTCTATACCCTCAGAATAACTGTAAGCCCCTACTGGTAAAGCCGGACTCGTCAATTGCAATAAATTGAGAATACTCAATTGCTCCACATCCAACTACAAATACCAAATGACAAATGACAAACTAATGATGTCCATATGCGCCAACTTCGGGCTGAAATGGAGCATTTTCTTCTACTACCATGACTCCTAGATGTTCTAACATAGCTTGTAAAACTGGATCGGGAGATAAGCGGAGGTAGGTAGTACCAATTTCTAGGGGTACGTGACGATTACCCAAATGATATGCAGCCCTAAGTAAATCTAAGGATGTGGCTGCTGTGACCGTCAAGAC from Chroococcidiopsis sp. SAG 2025 harbors:
- a CDS encoding Rrf2 family transcriptional regulator, encoding MKLTTRGHYSVKALLDLSLQPNYTPVAVKAIAARQEIPAPYLEKLLIEMRRAGLVTSVRGVQGGYKLARSPAAISLGEILAAVGETIEPLPHHQPEPGQAEDWVTFTLWQRLHQKMREALYSITLADLYYDARSWQAAQGEETNFVV
- the cbiB gene encoding adenosylcobinamide-phosphate synthase CbiB; its protein translation is MSGYQLILNSEFKILALVTAAVLDYLISDPWDFPHPVRVMGWLISQFNYFAFKYLRSERSLYWAGVVLGLGLILGSGAVSWLMVYIASQLHPLLGLVTDSILLASCFAGRSLRTAAEDVLQPLKTGDLVQARAKLSLYVGRDTQELSAPEILRAVLETVAENATDGVMAPLFYAIASAFIPYTNVAFLPLAYKAASTLDSMVGYREAPYTHLGRFSAKLEDRLTWLPCRLTLLTLALRSLKPMYVWQMCQRDAIKDPSPNSGWSECAYAAVLGVQLGGTNWYRGVAKQKPLLGNATYPITAEKIHQALQLTRYCFLLWLSLAIGALAITTYSF
- a CDS encoding urease accessory protein UreF — its product is MDVEQLSILNLLQLTSPALPVGAYSYSEGIETLVEWGAIADAKSLQHWLERELHFGAIRIEAAMVVRAYNAVATSNLTDLNYWNSWLSAARETEELRNSSWQMGRSLVRLLLELEPQLESIFNAVGHSVNYAIAFGVAAHCWQIPQDAAVLGYLHSWATNLVTAGIKLIPLGQTAGQQILINLQTHIVDASAKILVLTDDEFSSCSWGLSLASMAHETQYTRLFRS